In one window of Pristiophorus japonicus isolate sPriJap1 chromosome 9, sPriJap1.hap1, whole genome shotgun sequence DNA:
- the dhrs4 gene encoding dehydrogenase/reductase SDR family member 4 encodes MPPAVLAGRVALVTASTRGIGLAIARRLAQDGARVMVSSRKQAGVDEAVGQLRAEGLEVSGAVCHAGQRADLEALVDETLRRHGAIDIVVSNAAVNPYAGSTVDCPEEAWDKIFQVNVKAAFLLAKLVVPHMRRAGGGSIVLVGSAGGYTPMAAIGPYCVSKTALLGLTKVLAHELAAHNIRVNCLAPGVIRTRFSAALWQHEGPRRRLEHNVAMGRLGEPHECAGAVSFLCSQDASYITGETVVVGGGWPCRL; translated from the coding sequence ATGCCGCCCGCGGTGTTGGCGGGCCGAGTGGCCCTGGTGACTGCCTCCACCCGGGGCATCGGGCTGGCCATCGCCCGCCGCCTGGCCCAGGACGGGGCCCGGGTGATGGTGAGCAGCCGCAAGCAGGCCGGCGTGGACGAGGCGGTGGGCCAGCTGCGGGCCGAGGGGCTGGAGGTGTCGGGCGCCGTGTGCCACGCCGGCCAGCGGGCCGACCTGGAGGCGCTGGTGGACGAGACGCTCCGGCGCCACGGGGCCATCGACATCGTGGTGTCCAACGCCGCCGTCAACCCGTACGCCGGCAGCACCGTGGACTGCCCGGAGGAGGCCTGGGACAAGATCTTCCAGGTCAACGTCAAGGCGGCCTTCCTGTTGGCCAAGCTGGTGGTGCCGCACATGCGGCGGGCCGGCGGCGGCTCCATCGTGCTGGTGGGCTCGGCCGGCGGCTACACGCCGATGGCCGCCATCGGGCCGTACTGCGTCAGCAAGACGGCGCTGCTCGGCCTGACCAAGGTGCTGGCCCACGAGCTGGCCGCCCACAACATCCGCGTCAACTGCCTGGCGCCCGGCGTCATCCGCACGCGCTTCAGCGCCGCCCTGTGGCAGCACGAGGGCCCGCGCCGGCGCCTGGAGCACAACGTGGCCATGGGGCGGCTGGGCGAGCCGCACGAGTGCGCCGGCGCCGTCTCCTTCCTCTGCTCGCAGGACGCCAGCTACATCACCGGAGAGACCGTGGTGGTGGGCGGGGGCTGGCCGTGCCGGCTCTGA